From one Candidatus Eisenbacteria bacterium genomic stretch:
- a CDS encoding methylated-DNA--[protein]-cysteine S-methyltransferase, translating to MKTRPSIAEMQRAYQKSDATYDGIFFLGVRTTGIFCRPSCPARKPLPRNVVYFATAREALFAGYRPCRRCNPMELPGSPPPWVTSLLAEIERDPILRLRDGDLRERGIDPAAARRYFRKHYGMTFQDYSRARRLGRALLQIRQGTDLDEVILGHGYESHSGFREAFARTFGRPPGRSRKLDCIVTSLLESPLGPLVASATSEGVCLLEFTDRRMLEAQFKTLRRLFSCTVIPGKNEHLVRLKDEMAEYFAGSRRRFTVPLVFPGTPFQCRVWEELLRIPYGETRSYEAVSRAMGAVGAHRAVARCNGLNRVAILIPCHRVVNKDGRLGGYGGGLWRKQYLLDLERTNRRSQSSSRKRGT from the coding sequence ATGAAGACGCGACCTTCAATCGCCGAGATGCAGCGTGCCTATCAGAAGAGTGATGCTACCTACGATGGGATTTTTTTCCTCGGGGTGCGCACTACGGGTATCTTCTGCCGGCCATCGTGTCCGGCGCGCAAGCCGTTGCCTCGCAACGTGGTGTACTTCGCGACGGCCCGAGAAGCCCTGTTTGCCGGCTACCGCCCTTGCAGGCGCTGTAACCCGATGGAGCTACCCGGGAGTCCGCCCCCCTGGGTCACGTCACTGCTCGCCGAGATCGAGCGGGATCCGATCCTTCGACTGAGAGACGGAGACCTTCGTGAACGCGGCATAGATCCCGCCGCGGCGAGGCGTTATTTTCGCAAGCACTACGGAATGACGTTTCAGGACTATTCGCGAGCGCGACGCTTGGGAAGGGCACTGTTGCAGATCCGACAGGGGACCGACTTGGACGAGGTCATCCTCGGACACGGGTACGAGTCGCACAGCGGATTTCGAGAAGCCTTCGCGCGGACGTTCGGGCGGCCTCCCGGCCGCAGCCGCAAGCTGGATTGCATCGTGACTTCGTTGCTGGAAAGTCCTCTCGGACCGCTGGTCGCGAGTGCTACCTCGGAAGGCGTCTGTCTTCTTGAGTTCACGGACCGCCGGATGCTGGAGGCTCAATTCAAAACGCTTCGCAGACTGTTTTCTTGTACTGTGATACCCGGGAAGAACGAGCACCTCGTCCGCCTGAAGGACGAAATGGCCGAGTACTTCGCGGGCTCCAGGAGGCGTTTTACGGTTCCGCTCGTGTTTCCGGGTACTCCCTTTCAGTGCAGAGTCTGGGAGGAATTGTTGCGCATACCCTACGGTGAGACGCGCTCCTACGAAGCCGTATCACGCGCGATGGGTGCGGTAGGTGCGCACCGCGCCGTGGCCCGCTGCAACGGTTTGAACCGTGTGGCGATCCTGATCCCCTGCCACCGGGTAGTCAACAAAGACGGTCGTCTGGGTGGCTACGGCGGCGGGCTGTGGAGAAAACAATACTTGTTGGACCTGGAGCGGACGAACCGCAGGTCGCAATCCTCGAGCCGGAAGCGAGGTACCTGA
- a CDS encoding aspartate carbamoyltransferase catalytic subunit codes for MTGRKHLLGLEELTAKDIESILDTARSFKEVLERPIPKVPTLRGKTVANLFFEPSTRTRISFELAEKRLSADTVSFSASGSSVSKGESLKDTARNIEAMQIDMIVIRHQASGAPHFLARSLNCSVINAGDGMHEHPTQGLLDIFTIREYKKRVEGLRVVIVGDIAHSRVARSNIWGLSKLGAKVVVCGPWTLMPLEVERLGVEVTSSIEDALKGADVVNVLRIQLERQEGSLFPTLREYARCFGITRERLSVAKDDVLVMHPGPMNRGVEIAQDVADGPFSVILEQVSNGVAVRMAVLYLLSGLEAGDKLE; via the coding sequence TTGACAGGCAGGAAACACCTTCTGGGTCTCGAAGAACTGACGGCGAAGGACATCGAGTCCATTCTCGATACTGCACGTTCCTTCAAGGAAGTGTTGGAGAGGCCCATTCCCAAGGTGCCCACGCTGAGGGGAAAAACCGTCGCGAATCTCTTCTTCGAGCCCAGCACCAGGACAAGGATATCGTTTGAGCTCGCGGAGAAGAGGCTGAGCGCCGACACGGTGAGCTTTTCTGCTTCGGGCAGCAGCGTTTCAAAGGGCGAGAGCCTGAAGGACACGGCCAGGAACATAGAGGCCATGCAGATTGATATGATTGTGATACGGCACCAAGCCTCCGGTGCTCCTCATTTCCTTGCTCGTTCCTTGAACTGTTCGGTCATCAATGCCGGGGACGGAATGCACGAGCATCCCACCCAGGGGCTACTGGACATCTTCACGATTCGCGAGTACAAGAAGAGAGTAGAAGGACTCAGGGTGGTCATCGTGGGTGACATTGCTCACAGCAGGGTTGCGAGATCGAACATATGGGGTCTTTCCAAGCTCGGGGCGAAGGTCGTAGTCTGCGGGCCGTGGACCCTCATGCCTCTCGAGGTGGAAAGACTCGGCGTGGAGGTGACGAGCAGTATTGAAGACGCTCTCAAGGGCGCCGACGTGGTAAACGTGCTCAGAATCCAGTTGGAGAGACAAGAAGGTTCGCTTTTTCCGACCTTGAGGGAGTACGCCAGGTGCTTCGGCATCACGCGCGAGCGGCTTTCTGTCGCGAAAGACGACGTTCTTGTGATGCATCCAGGGCCCATGAACAGAGGAGTGGAGATCGCTCAGGACGTGGCAGACGGCCCGTTCTCGGTGATATTGGAGCAGGTCTCAAACGGGGTGGCGGTGAGGATGGCAGTTCTGTACCTCCTCAGTGGTCTCGAAGCGGGCGACAAGCTCGAGTGA
- the pyrR gene encoding bifunctional pyr operon transcriptional regulator/uracil phosphoribosyltransferase PyrR yields the protein MEKAQIMDAKAMDRAVARIAHEIVERNQGTEGIVLIGIRKRGVALAQRIQRKLKEFEGADVPLGILDITLYRDDLQQTGATPVIRSTEIPSDITGKVVVLVDDVLFTGRTVRAALDQIIDFGRPTAIQLAVLVDRGHRELPVRADFVGKNLPTSKREVVAVNVEEEDGFDGVSIGEVAQG from the coding sequence ATAGAGAAGGCCCAGATAATGGACGCCAAGGCCATGGACAGGGCCGTTGCAAGAATTGCACACGAGATAGTCGAGCGAAATCAAGGCACGGAAGGAATAGTGCTCATTGGCATAAGGAAGCGGGGAGTGGCACTGGCACAGCGAATTCAGAGGAAACTCAAGGAATTCGAAGGAGCCGACGTCCCTCTCGGAATACTCGACATCACACTTTACAGGGACGACCTTCAACAGACGGGCGCGACCCCGGTGATACGATCGACCGAGATACCCTCCGACATAACCGGGAAGGTCGTCGTGCTCGTGGACGACGTTCTTTTTACGGGACGAACCGTGAGAGCTGCGCTTGACCAAATAATAGATTTCGGCAGACCCACGGCCATCCAGCTTGCGGTTCTTGTTGACAGAGGACACAGGGAGTTGCCGGTGAGGGCCGACTTTGTCGGCAAGAATCTTCCCACGTCCAAGAGGGAAGTGGTCGCCGTGAACGTAGAAGAAGAGGACGGGTTCGACGGCGTCTCAATAGGGGAGGTGGCTCAGGGTTGA
- a CDS encoding ABC transporter ATP-binding protein: protein MVRVDGKGSGSLVEIRSLDKKYHRGEEEIDVLRGLNLDVDQGEFIAFMGPSGSGKTTLLNLIGGLDVPTAGSVRIAGDEISALSGRKLAAWRARHIGFIFQMYNLIPVLTAYQNVQLPLLLTGLSRVDRRKHVEAALDLVGLGDRMHHYPRQLSGGQEQRAAIARAIVADPTILLCDEPTGDLDRASGDEILGIISRLAKEHGKTIFLVTHDSLAAKRAGTVLHLDKGTLLECGADGPPVCRPEEKA from the coding sequence ATGGTCCGGGTCGATGGTAAGGGAAGCGGATCGCTCGTCGAAATCAGAAGCCTTGATAAGAAATACCACCGCGGTGAGGAAGAGATCGACGTTCTGCGCGGCCTCAACCTTGACGTCGACCAAGGCGAGTTCATCGCGTTCATGGGCCCCTCGGGCTCCGGAAAAACGACGCTCCTCAACCTCATAGGAGGCCTCGACGTCCCGACGGCGGGCTCGGTGCGCATTGCCGGGGACGAGATCAGCGCCCTCTCGGGTCGCAAACTTGCCGCGTGGCGCGCGCGTCACATCGGATTCATCTTCCAAATGTACAATCTCATCCCGGTGCTTACGGCCTACCAGAACGTGCAGCTTCCGCTCCTTCTCACCGGCCTCTCGAGGGTCGACCGTCGCAAACACGTGGAGGCCGCGCTCGACCTGGTCGGTCTCGGCGATCGCATGCACCACTACCCGCGCCAACTCTCGGGCGGCCAAGAGCAGCGTGCGGCGATCGCTCGCGCGATCGTGGCGGACCCCACGATTCTCCTGTGCGACGAACCTACCGGAGACCTCGACCGGGCCTCCGGCGACGAAATTCTCGGCATCATCAGCCGCCTGGCGAAAGAGCACGGGAAGACCATATTTCTTGTGACCCACGACTCGCTTGCCGCGAAGCGCGCGGGGACGGTGCTGCATCTGGACAAGGGGACGCTCCTCGAGTGCGGCGCAGACGGACCGCCCGTCTGTAGGCCGGAGGAGAAGGCATGA
- a CDS encoding efflux RND transporter periplasmic adaptor subunit — MDRDLIDKDLSELSIDPSAREGHKADRRLIVSFVIVGVATLAALLWFLGRGHAVEVRVATVREASAAQAAVLNASGYVTPRRRATVSAKVTGKIAEVLIDEGMHVKTGQVLARLDDVDAVAALRAAQAEKAVAVAALTDLDMRLANAGRTLKRMKELRTRELVSEEELDNAETAVASYEAQISLAKEEVKASERSVEITRQNRENCIVRAPFAGIVVSKDAQPGEMVSPISAGGGYTRTGIATIVDMASLEIEVDVNESYIARVTPGQRVEAVLDAYPDWRIPSAVRTVIPTADRQKATVKVRIAFDELDPRILPDMGVKVSFLEGAVDSTDASLTLVPRDAVRLEKDRPYAFVVKDSRIERRAVRTGREGGSDIEILAGLRRGEQVVTSSSGELHDGARVSVAK, encoded by the coding sequence ATGGACAGAGACCTCATAGACAAGGACCTTTCAGAACTGAGTATCGACCCGTCTGCGCGGGAAGGCCACAAGGCCGACCGTCGGCTGATTGTGTCGTTCGTCATAGTCGGCGTGGCGACGCTGGCGGCCCTTCTCTGGTTCCTTGGCAGAGGGCACGCGGTCGAGGTCCGTGTCGCGACGGTGCGAGAAGCCAGTGCGGCTCAGGCCGCCGTATTGAATGCGAGCGGGTACGTGACTCCCAGGCGCCGTGCGACCGTCTCAGCCAAGGTCACGGGGAAGATTGCTGAGGTTCTCATCGACGAAGGAATGCACGTCAAGACAGGACAGGTCCTCGCCCGGCTCGACGACGTGGATGCAGTCGCCGCTCTCCGCGCGGCCCAAGCGGAGAAGGCCGTGGCGGTCGCGGCACTTACTGACCTCGACATGAGGCTCGCAAACGCCGGCCGAACCCTCAAGCGCATGAAGGAACTCCGAACTCGGGAGCTCGTGAGTGAGGAAGAGCTCGACAACGCCGAGACGGCCGTGGCGAGCTACGAGGCGCAGATCTCTCTCGCGAAAGAAGAGGTGAAGGCCTCGGAGCGGTCCGTCGAGATCACCCGGCAGAATCGCGAGAACTGCATCGTTCGAGCCCCATTCGCCGGCATCGTGGTCTCTAAAGACGCTCAACCCGGGGAGATGGTCTCCCCCATTTCGGCCGGTGGCGGTTATACCCGCACCGGCATCGCCACAATCGTGGACATGGCCTCGCTCGAGATCGAGGTCGACGTGAATGAATCGTACATCGCGCGTGTGACGCCGGGCCAGCGCGTGGAAGCGGTGCTCGATGCGTACCCGGACTGGCGGATTCCTTCCGCGGTCCGAACCGTCATCCCGACGGCCGACAGACAGAAGGCGACGGTCAAGGTCCGCATCGCCTTCGATGAGCTCGATCCCCGCATTCTCCCTGACATGGGAGTGAAAGTCTCTTTCCTGGAGGGAGCAGTCGATTCGACCGATGCCTCCCTCACGCTCGTACCACGCGACGCCGTGCGACTTGAGAAGGATAGGCCCTACGCCTTCGTCGTGAAGGACAGTCGCATCGAACGTCGGGCAGTCCGAACAGGCCGCGAAGGCGGCTCCGACATCGAGATTCTCGCCGGGCTCCGGCGCGGCGAACAGGTTGTAACATCATCAAGCGGTGAGCTCCATGATGGCGCCCGCGTCTCTGTTGCGAAATAG